In the genome of Rhodamnia argentea isolate NSW1041297 chromosome 3, ASM2092103v1, whole genome shotgun sequence, one region contains:
- the LOC115727124 gene encoding berberine bridge enzyme-like 13 isoform X2 — translation MLDNTSTLGSLLLSQILFFFLVSSSSWTSATYTIQQTFFRCLSANSMNSVPLSSYYTPNNVSSFMSVLNSTANNLRYLLPTVPKPMIIFTPLSEAHVQAAVLCSRQFALTMRVRSGGHDFEAVSYVSQIEYPFVVLDLARLRAIEVDIPQGTAWAQAGATVGEVYYRIAEKSKVHGFPMGVCTSLGIGGHITGGAYGSMMRKFGLGADNVLDVRMVDAKGKILDRKAMGEDLFWALRGGGGGNFGIILAWKLKLVNVPETMTVFTVTKTLEQGATKLLYKWQKIAPKLDDRLFLRVIIQASSANPTENRTVTTSYMALFLGEPDTLLWIMGKHFPELGLTAAECIKMSWIRSVLYMAGYPNNTTREVLLQGKSLFRTYYKAKSDFVRTPIPEKGLLGLREIYFEEELPFMIWTPYGGAMARVPELATPFPHRHGTLFKIQYLVSWQDGTKNMARHMSWIRKLYDYMGPYVSKNPREAYVNYRDLDLGMNKKGVNNLMEASSWGLKYYKSNFYRLVQVKTKLDPDNFFRHEQSIPSLPVKKGN, via the exons ATGTTGGATAATACTTCAACATTAGG CTCCCTGCTACTTTCacagattcttttctttttcttagtctcatcatcttcatggacatctgCGACTTACACGATTCAACAGACCTTCTTTCGTTGCCTTTCGGCCAATTCCATGAACTCTGTTCCTCTTTCCTCGTATTACACCCCGAACAATGTCTCTTCCTTCATGTCCGTCCTCAATTCGACGGCGAACAACCTCCGGTACTTGCTCCCGACGGTGCCGAAGCCCATGATCATCTTCACCCCACTGTCTGAGGCCCATGTCCAGGCTGCCGTCCTCTGCTCGAGGCAGTTTGCGCTCACCATGCGCGTCAGGAGCGGGGGCCACGACTTTGAAGCGGTCTCCTACGTGTCCCAGATCGAGTACCCTTTCGTCGTGCTTGACCTGGCCAGACTCCGTGCCATTGAGGTGGACATCCCTCAGGGCACTGCGTGGGCCCAGGCTGGGGCCACGGTTGGGGAGGTCTATTACAGGATTGCTGAGAAGAGTAAGGTCCACGGGTTTCCGATGGGCGTGTGCACAAGCCTGGGCATCGGAGGCCACATCACCGGAGGGGCCTACGGTTCAATGATGAGGAAGTTTGGGCTGGGGGCGGACAACGTGCTCGATGTCCGAATGGTGGACGCCAAGGGGAAGATTCTTGACAGGAAGGCGATGGGAGAGGACCTGTTCTGGGCTCTCAGGGGTGGCGGCGGAGGCAATTTCGGCATAATCCTGGCTTGGAAGCTAAAATTGGTCAATGTGCCTGAGACTATGACTGTGTTCACAGTCACCAAGACCCTCGAACAAGGCGCGACAAAGCTCCTGTACAAATGGCAAAAGATAGCACCAAAGCTCGATGACAGGCTCTTCCTCAGAGTCATCATCCAGGCCTCAAGCGCCAACCCAACGGAGAACCGAACCGTGACAACCTCTTATATGGCGCTCTTCCTAGGAGAACCAGACACCCTCCTTTGGATCATGGGAAAGCACTTCCCTGAGTTAGGCCTGACCGCTGCCGAATGCATCAAGATGAGCTGGATCAGGTCGGTCCTGTATATGGCGGGGTACCCGAACAACACCACCCGGGAGGTCCTCCTCCAGGGGAAGTCCCTGTTCCGAACCTACTACAAGGCCAAGTCCGACTTCGTGAGGACCCCGATCCCTGAGAAGGGCCTCTTGGGCCTACGGGAGATATACTTCGAGGAGGAGCTCCCGTTCATGATATGGACCCCGTACGGCGGGGCAATGGCCCGGGTCCCCGAGTTGGCCACACCGTTTCCGCACCGGCATGGCACACTGTTCAAGATCCAGTATTTGGTGTCCTGGCAGGATGGGACCAAGAATATGGCCAGGCATATGAGCTGGATCAGGAAGCTGTATGACTACATGGGTCCTTATGTGTCCAAGAATCCTAGAGAGGCCTACGTGAATTACAGGGATCTTGATTTGGGCATGAACAAGAAAGGTGTCAACAACTTGATGGAGGCGAGTTCCTGGGGTTTGAAGTATTACAAGAGCAATTTCTACAGGTTGGTTCAGGTCAAGACCAAGCTTGACCCAGATAACTTCTTTAGGCACGAGCAGAGTATTCCTTCTCTTCCTGTGAAGAAAGGGAATTAG
- the LOC115727124 gene encoding berberine bridge enzyme-like 13 isoform X1 — MALNSSLLLSQILFFFLVSSSSWTSATYTIQQTFFRCLSANSMNSVPLSSYYTPNNVSSFMSVLNSTANNLRYLLPTVPKPMIIFTPLSEAHVQAAVLCSRQFALTMRVRSGGHDFEAVSYVSQIEYPFVVLDLARLRAIEVDIPQGTAWAQAGATVGEVYYRIAEKSKVHGFPMGVCTSLGIGGHITGGAYGSMMRKFGLGADNVLDVRMVDAKGKILDRKAMGEDLFWALRGGGGGNFGIILAWKLKLVNVPETMTVFTVTKTLEQGATKLLYKWQKIAPKLDDRLFLRVIIQASSANPTENRTVTTSYMALFLGEPDTLLWIMGKHFPELGLTAAECIKMSWIRSVLYMAGYPNNTTREVLLQGKSLFRTYYKAKSDFVRTPIPEKGLLGLREIYFEEELPFMIWTPYGGAMARVPELATPFPHRHGTLFKIQYLVSWQDGTKNMARHMSWIRKLYDYMGPYVSKNPREAYVNYRDLDLGMNKKGVNNLMEASSWGLKYYKSNFYRLVQVKTKLDPDNFFRHEQSIPSLPVKKGN; from the coding sequence ATGGCGCTTAATAGCTCCCTGCTACTTTCacagattcttttctttttcttagtctcatcatcttcatggacatctgCGACTTACACGATTCAACAGACCTTCTTTCGTTGCCTTTCGGCCAATTCCATGAACTCTGTTCCTCTTTCCTCGTATTACACCCCGAACAATGTCTCTTCCTTCATGTCCGTCCTCAATTCGACGGCGAACAACCTCCGGTACTTGCTCCCGACGGTGCCGAAGCCCATGATCATCTTCACCCCACTGTCTGAGGCCCATGTCCAGGCTGCCGTCCTCTGCTCGAGGCAGTTTGCGCTCACCATGCGCGTCAGGAGCGGGGGCCACGACTTTGAAGCGGTCTCCTACGTGTCCCAGATCGAGTACCCTTTCGTCGTGCTTGACCTGGCCAGACTCCGTGCCATTGAGGTGGACATCCCTCAGGGCACTGCGTGGGCCCAGGCTGGGGCCACGGTTGGGGAGGTCTATTACAGGATTGCTGAGAAGAGTAAGGTCCACGGGTTTCCGATGGGCGTGTGCACAAGCCTGGGCATCGGAGGCCACATCACCGGAGGGGCCTACGGTTCAATGATGAGGAAGTTTGGGCTGGGGGCGGACAACGTGCTCGATGTCCGAATGGTGGACGCCAAGGGGAAGATTCTTGACAGGAAGGCGATGGGAGAGGACCTGTTCTGGGCTCTCAGGGGTGGCGGCGGAGGCAATTTCGGCATAATCCTGGCTTGGAAGCTAAAATTGGTCAATGTGCCTGAGACTATGACTGTGTTCACAGTCACCAAGACCCTCGAACAAGGCGCGACAAAGCTCCTGTACAAATGGCAAAAGATAGCACCAAAGCTCGATGACAGGCTCTTCCTCAGAGTCATCATCCAGGCCTCAAGCGCCAACCCAACGGAGAACCGAACCGTGACAACCTCTTATATGGCGCTCTTCCTAGGAGAACCAGACACCCTCCTTTGGATCATGGGAAAGCACTTCCCTGAGTTAGGCCTGACCGCTGCCGAATGCATCAAGATGAGCTGGATCAGGTCGGTCCTGTATATGGCGGGGTACCCGAACAACACCACCCGGGAGGTCCTCCTCCAGGGGAAGTCCCTGTTCCGAACCTACTACAAGGCCAAGTCCGACTTCGTGAGGACCCCGATCCCTGAGAAGGGCCTCTTGGGCCTACGGGAGATATACTTCGAGGAGGAGCTCCCGTTCATGATATGGACCCCGTACGGCGGGGCAATGGCCCGGGTCCCCGAGTTGGCCACACCGTTTCCGCACCGGCATGGCACACTGTTCAAGATCCAGTATTTGGTGTCCTGGCAGGATGGGACCAAGAATATGGCCAGGCATATGAGCTGGATCAGGAAGCTGTATGACTACATGGGTCCTTATGTGTCCAAGAATCCTAGAGAGGCCTACGTGAATTACAGGGATCTTGATTTGGGCATGAACAAGAAAGGTGTCAACAACTTGATGGAGGCGAGTTCCTGGGGTTTGAAGTATTACAAGAGCAATTTCTACAGGTTGGTTCAGGTCAAGACCAAGCTTGACCCAGATAACTTCTTTAGGCACGAGCAGAGTATTCCTTCTCTTCCTGTGAAGAAAGGGAATTAG